ATCTTTTCCGCTTCAAGAGCGTAGTGAGTACTGATTTGAGCTTCCTTTTCCCCCTGCAGTTTAGCTGTTTCGTTGTAAACGGGATACATTTCTTCTACCTCGAACGTTTCACCGGCTATACAAGATTGAATATTTGCTGGATTATCCCCCAACTTCTTGAGCGCCTTAAAGTGGTTTCTTGCGTGCACAAACTCTGCATAAGCAATAGCCTTAAAAAGGTTTGCTAATTTCTTTAAACCGGACTTCTCAGCCTCATCGGCAAAGATCAAATACTTCATGTGTGCCATAGACTCGCCTGCAAAAGCATCTTCCAAGAACTTTTTCGTCATATCCCTCATGTTCACACCTCCCCTTGAAATTTAGATACTGTTAACTAAAAGTATTGAAACTTTCCAAAAACCGCATTATCCTTATAAAGAGGGGACACCCCCCAACCAACTCTCGACAAAGGAGGTATCCCGATATGAACAACTCAACGCTCTCTTGTCCAAAATGCGGTTCCACCAGCTTATACAAAAACGGTCATGACAAATACGGTAACCAACAATTCCTTTGCAAACTCTGCCATCATTCTTTCAAACTCTCCCATTCTCACAAACGCAAAAACTTCTCTTTCCCTTATCCCAAATGCACTTCTTGTGGTAAATCTATGCAAATTTACAAAGTCCGTCGCTCTTTCGTTGTCTTCCGTTGTAGAGCTTGTCGTACCAAAGATAGAGTACCTTTTAACCTCCCCGAACCAGTCACCCTTATTCCTGAGAAATTTAAATATTTCCGCTTCCCTATCTTTTTCGTCTTAAAGGCTTTCGTTTTGTATATGAAACACAATATGTCTTATCGCTCTCTTGCTCATTCTCTTAATATCAAAGTATCTCATGTCACCATATACAAATGGGTTATTAAATTGTGTACTTTATTCTCTGTACTTTTTCCAACATTTACCATCGAAAATGTTTTCTCAGTTCATGCTGATGAAACTGTTCTTGTTTTCAAAGAACAAAAGTACTATGTTTGGCTATTAGTTGATCACGAAACTAACTTAATTCTTTGTTGGCATGTCTCAAAGTATCGTGATATGGGACAAGTCAAAGTATTGCTCGAGAAGTTCTTTGGTAATTCAAAACCTAGAAACATTGAACTTATTACTGATGGACTTGGTGCATATGAAAGTGCAGTAAAGCTGTTGTTCAGAAATATCAATCACGTAGTGGTACCGCTCGGTAAAAACAATCAATGTGAATCCAAGTTTTCATTGTTGAAAGACTTTTTCCGACTCAAGCGAGGGCTGAAGAATACGAAGAATTTAGCGAAATATATTCAAGGATTTTGTGTAGTGAAGAATCTTTGGAAAACGCACAATGGTAATATCAATCTCATTCTTTCACACTTACACTCTTTCATCACTACAAGTTAACACTATCGAAATTTAGTATAGCAGCTCCCTTTTTTCATATTAAGGAGAAAGGGAGCTGCCACTCGCTCTTATTCATTGCATTAATGACCCAAACAGTTCTTACAAATACCGACCAAAGTAAGCTGGACATTGTGCACTTCGTGCCCATCGATATTCGAAATGTTGGGCAGTTCAACGTTAAGCTCAATATCGTATATTTTCTTACACTTTGTGCAATAAAAGTGGTGATGATTTTCTCTAACAAAGTCGTACCTGATGGCATCAGGAGTGATAATAACCTTAACTAAACCAGCATCTGCTAAGGCTCTAAGAGTATTGTAAACAGTCGCCCTTGAAAGAACTGATAATTTCTGCTCTCTTACAAAATGCTCGTAAATTTCGTCCGCGGACGGATGTGAATACGTATTACGGAGATACTCTAGGATCTCCACTCTGTGAACCGTTGGTTTTACTCCCTTTTCTTTCAACAATTCGCGTATTTCGCTTCTCGTATCAATCTGTACCATTCAGCCGCCTCCCGTTATCGGTATAAAATTTTACAAAGTCCAAGTTTATTTTACCACGAATATGAAACGATTTCAAGTAAGCTTTTCTGTTATACTTTTGTGAATTTTCTAAGACACTTGCGACTTAATTCTGTATTTGACAATTCTAATCGATTGTGGTACACTGAAATTAGTCTTACCTAAGTAAGTGACTTCATATGTATAAGGAGTGATGATGAATGGGGTGCGTTTTTTGGAAAATCTTAGAAGGCTTTTCAAAGAGTTAAGAAACATGTATAGAGCAATTAAACTGGATAAAGAATACCTCAAGCGCTTAGATCCTTCTTTTGAAGTTTCTTATCAGTACCGTTTTCATGCTGGATTCAGGTCGCTAAAACTTTACAGACTCTCGCATGCCTTTTACGTATCTGGTTTTAAATTCATAGCCTATTTTATATACCACATTAACCGCGTGTTGTACACCGTTGATATTCATCCGGCAGCTGTTTTGGAACCGGGTGTTGTGATAGACCACGGTGCGGGTGTTGTCGTTGGCTCCACGGCTATAGTTGGTAGTGGCACAGTGCTATACCACGGCGTTACACTCGGTGCAAAGTACATAACCAAAGGCAAACGGCATCCAACTGTTGGAAAGAACGTGATCATAGGAGCGGGAGCAAAAGTGCTTGGCCCTGTGAACATCGGTGATAATGCAAAAATTGGTGCAAACAGCGTTGTTATTTCCGATATCCCCGATAATGCCACTGCCGTAGGTATTCCAGCGCGAATAGTGAATAAAAATTATCGCGATGATGAGAAACTAAGTGTCTCTTTTTCTTCGTATACTGATAAAAAAGAAAAATCTGAAAGGTCTGATGACCTTTGTCCAGAAGAATTAGTAAATTTGGAGGTTGCTAAGCAATGAATACGTCTTCTCTTAACCAGACAATCTCTAAAAATATAACCGCAATTCGGAATGTAATGATTGGACAGACACCTCTTGTGTACCTTGAAAAATACTCAGTGTACGCTAAGCTTGAAAGGAATAATCCAACTGGAAGCATTAAAGATAGGCCTGTGTATTTTATGGTATTAAGGGCCTTACAGGACGGATTGATAAATTCTGATACTGTTATCGTCGAACCGACAAGCGGTAATACGGGAATTGCACTTGCTTGGATCGGTGCAAAGCTCGGGATAAAAGTGATAATTACCATGCCTGAAACTGTTTCCATCGAGCGTCGCCAGCTTTTGACAAGTTTGGGAGCGGACGTTGTGTTAACTGAAGATATGACGAAGGCTATTGAAAAAGCCAGAGAAATCGTTTCCTCCAAATCTGCTTTTATGCCAAACCAGTTCGAGAACCCGGAAAACGTTAAAGCTCACTTTTTAACCACGGGGCCAGAGTTACTAACTCAAATGAATTATCAACTGGATGCGTTTGTTGCAGGAATCGGAACTGGTGGAACGATAACAGGTGTTGGAAAATTTCTCAAAAGTTTTCGTTCTGATATCAAAATCATCGGAGTGGAACCGAAACAATCACCTGTTGTAAGTGGTGGAACAGCTAGAAAACACAAGATACAGGGAATTGGTGCGGGTTTTGTACCGAAAATATTGGACATCGGAATCATCGATGAAATAGTTCAAATAGATGACCAGGAAGCTATCGAATGGGCAACTAGGTTATGGAAAGAAGGTATATTCGCAGGTATCTCGGCCGCAGCTAATTTGATTGCAAGTGTACTGGTTAGAAAGAAGTATAATTTAGAACGCGTCGCGACGGTGTTTCCAGACGATGGTTCTAAGTACATTTCTGTTTTACCGGGTTAATAAGCTGAGCAGATGGTCTGTGTAAAAAACAAACGTGTGCACGCCCGTGGCGTGCACACAACAGTATAGAGACAGCTCCCACCTATCCCCAGTACCCCCATTACTGCTCATAGTATATCACTTCAGCACGTACCATGTCAAATTTTCCACGATTGTTGTTTCCAAAATTTTCTTCTTTGGCTTAAATAAATAACTTTGACAACTTTCACTGTTTTCTATGTTGTTCTGCTCCAAACCCAGGCGTTTGCAAAAAGAATTTGCCTTTTTGATAATTTTATGATAAAATAGAGCCAAACCAATTAACATATGATACTAGCTTTAATCTCTACAGAACAAGGAGGATAGGCATTATGGAGATTTTGAAGGTCAGTTCAAAGTCAAGTCCAAACAAAGTTGCGGGTGCTATTGTCGGCTCACTCAAGAAGAACGAGAAGGTTGAGATTCAAGCTATCGGTGCGGGTGCAGTTAACCAAGCATCTAAGTCTTTGGCTGTTGCAAGAAGGTTTTTGGAGCAAGAAGGCTTGGATTTGTACGTAGTTCCAGCATTTATTGAAATTCAAATCGGTAACGAAACACGAACAGG
The DNA window shown above is from Fervidobacterium changbaicum and carries:
- a CDS encoding rubrerythrin family protein, giving the protein MRDMTKKFLEDAFAGESMAHMKYLIFADEAEKSGLKKLANLFKAIAYAEFVHARNHFKALKKLGDNPANIQSCIAGETFEVEEMYPVYNETAKLQGEKEAQISTHYALEAEKIHAEMYKKALNLVNEGKDYEAEKIYICSVCGYTTEDEAPEKCPVCGAPKSAFVEF
- the epsC gene encoding serine O-acetyltransferase EpsC encodes the protein MRFLENLRRLFKELRNMYRAIKLDKEYLKRLDPSFEVSYQYRFHAGFRSLKLYRLSHAFYVSGFKFIAYFIYHINRVLYTVDIHPAAVLEPGVVIDHGAGVVVGSTAIVGSGTVLYHGVTLGAKYITKGKRHPTVGKNVIIGAGAKVLGPVNIGDNAKIGANSVVISDIPDNATAVGIPARIVNKNYRDDEKLSVSFSSYTDKKEKSERSDDLCPEELVNLEVAKQ
- a CDS encoding PLP-dependent cysteine synthase family protein, with translation MNTSSLNQTISKNITAIRNVMIGQTPLVYLEKYSVYAKLERNNPTGSIKDRPVYFMVLRALQDGLINSDTVIVEPTSGNTGIALAWIGAKLGIKVIITMPETVSIERRQLLTSLGADVVLTEDMTKAIEKAREIVSSKSAFMPNQFENPENVKAHFLTTGPELLTQMNYQLDAFVAGIGTGGTITGVGKFLKSFRSDIKIIGVEPKQSPVVSGGTARKHKIQGIGAGFVPKILDIGIIDEIVQIDDQEAIEWATRLWKEGIFAGISAAANLIASVLVRKKYNLERVATVFPDDGSKYISVLPG
- a CDS encoding Fur family transcriptional regulator; the protein is MVQIDTRSEIRELLKEKGVKPTVHRVEILEYLRNTYSHPSADEIYEHFVREQKLSVLSRATVYNTLRALADAGLVKVIITPDAIRYDFVRENHHHFYCTKCKKIYDIELNVELPNISNIDGHEVHNVQLTLVGICKNCLGH
- a CDS encoding stage V sporulation protein S; the protein is MEILKVSSKSSPNKVAGAIVGSLKKNEKVEIQAIGAGAVNQASKSLAVARRFLEQEGLDLYVVPAFIEIQIGNETRTGISFKVYLQKK
- a CDS encoding DDE-type integrase/transposase/recombinase is translated as MNNSTLSCPKCGSTSLYKNGHDKYGNQQFLCKLCHHSFKLSHSHKRKNFSFPYPKCTSCGKSMQIYKVRRSFVVFRCRACRTKDRVPFNLPEPVTLIPEKFKYFRFPIFFVLKAFVLYMKHNMSYRSLAHSLNIKVSHVTIYKWVIKLCTLFSVLFPTFTIENVFSVHADETVLVFKEQKYYVWLLVDHETNLILCWHVSKYRDMGQVKVLLEKFFGNSKPRNIELITDGLGAYESAVKLLFRNINHVVVPLGKNNQCESKFSLLKDFFRLKRGLKNTKNLAKYIQGFCVVKNLWKTHNGNINLILSHLHSFITTS